The following coding sequences are from one Eublepharis macularius isolate TG4126 chromosome 19, MPM_Emac_v1.0, whole genome shotgun sequence window:
- the LOC129346374 gene encoding caveolin-2-like, translating into MINDEYLIECKLDPGEPHPREPGSTPLLQSTVDIPPKGDTRDPRGINQHLKLEFSDILAEPSSFRSFDRVWTWSDIVFESSRLWCYRIISLLCAVPVSLFSGFLFACLGCLHIWCVMPCIQLCTMAMPPVRTLWASILDVVIAPLFGSLGRCCSGIYLTVTQK; encoded by the exons ATGATCAATGATGAATACCTGATTGAGTGTAAATTGGACCCAGGAGAGCCCCATCCACGGGAGCCAGGATCCACTCCACTCCTGCAGTCCACAGTTGACATACCACCCAAAGGGGACACCCGGGACCCGCGTGGGATCAACCAGCACCTTAAG CTGGAATTTTCCGACATCCTTGCTGAACCATCGTCGTTCCGCAGCTTCGACCGTGTCTGGACCTGGAGCGACATTGTCTTTGAGAGCTCACGCCTCTGGTGCTATCGGATCATCTCGCTGTTGTGTGCTGTGCCTGTCTCCCTGTTCTCGGGCTTTCTATTTGCCTGCCTCGGTTGCCTGCATATTTG GTGTGTGATGCCCTGCATCCAACTGTGCACGATGGCGATGCCACCTGTCCGCACCCTCTGGGCCAGCATCCTCGATGTTGTGATAGCCCCCCTGTTTGGCAGTCTGGGGCGCTGCTGCAGTGGCATCTACCTCACTGTCACCCAGAAGTAA